The Colletotrichum destructivum chromosome 7, complete sequence genome contains the following window.
TATCTGTTCAGCTTGCTGCTGCATACGGAGAAGAGCACGTACCAGTTCATCGAGTCGCAGACGAACCTGCTCTGCCTTCTGCacgaggtcaaggaggccgtGGCGcacgccaaggccaaggccgtccaaagcgaggccgaggacggcgagggcaggGAGTATGGCGACGAAGAGCGCGAGGCGCGGGCGCAGCGCCTACGGCACGACGAGGGCCGGATGCTGACGGACGACCTGAAGGAGAAGGTGCGCGTCGTCCAGGACCAATGGACCAGCGCCCTGGGCGAGAACATACGGAACGTCAAGCAGATGCTGGGCGAGTATCTGCTGGAGACGGGGGGGTGGGACGAGACGTTGGAAGAGGGCGGCGTTGGCAGCGTCTAGAAAACCGGAGGGGGCGAAAAAGCTCTCGAggtggaagaagatgggCTATAAGTATTATTCAAGGCTTCAAAGACGTTGATACCCCTTTGCGTATGAGACGACTCTTGTTTTACAAAACCTGCATATTCTTGGGGATTGATTGCAGCAATCCGGAAACCACTAGACTTAAGACCAGGAGACAGGAGTAAAATTCCCATTTCCACAAAGATTTTCCGAGTGTGTTGTTAATGTGTAATATCCTGTTCCCCAAGGaaagggaggaggaaggtTCGCTCTCTGCCATATATGGATGAATGTCTCTTTGGCATGTTTTCCAACCCAAACGCCCGCCGTGTGTAATGTACATGTGTAAGGAGATGCATAATGACATAACAATACACAAAATTGACTTCCGTCGCGTGTCcgcgtcatcggcgagaaGATGGCTCTTGTGATACTCGGTTCTCGTTTCCTAGTAGTGGCCGATGATGTCGGGGGATTCCGCTGTACAGCCGAGCCTCGCGATTCGACTGGCATTCGTCCGCATCTCGCGCGATTCTTCGACGGTCTCCCGGTCGTGCCAATCTTCGAAACCGCTCAATTAAGACGGTCTTTGAATTCCTTGGGCAGGTCCATGCCAACCCTCCGGGCCGACAGGCGCacgcgctcctcctcgtccatgtccatgcCGGGGTTGTAGCGCTCGAGGAGGGTGACGTAGGTACGCTGTGCGCGGAGGTAAGCGGCCAGTTGCTcagcctcggcggcagcgactgCCGCGgtgtcggcctcgagggaATTGGCGTTGGTCGGGGCGAAGCTGGCACGCAGGCGGTTGTGGATTGGGGGGCGCTTGCGAGCGAGGACGGGACGGGGCGGGAGCTCGCGCAAGAGGGAGCGGTAGATGGAGCGGAGGTGAGGGGCGGCCGTCATTGTTTCTCTATTTGATCTTGCAGTTTGGCTCTGGTCTTTGGCTATTGTTGTTGAAGTAGGATGCGGGCTACAATGATTAATGTGGTGGTGTTTTCGGTGCTGCAAGTGATGCTGGTCGATTGACGATGAGAGTTCGAGGTCAGGGTCTGCAGCCCGTCTTTACTTTGTCACTCTCACCTGAGCGGTGGATCCCTGCTGCAGCACGTTGTGCACTATGTGCCTTGTCACCTACCGAACGTACCAAGGGAGGTACCTACTTTGAGGTgtctaggtaggtaggcttGTGCGTACACTGCAAGGGCCGGGCACCTTTGGCACTAACACCACAAGCTGAAGCTCTCGCCTCAGTGCCTGCAGCGGCAGTCGTTGTACACTCAGTCGGCTGTCGGCcacgcccctcccctcccccccacccgCACCGGCACCGGGAGCAGTAGGCACGGATGGAGGGGTAAGACCTGGTCAACAACGCATTCTCAGCTCCAAGTTTCCAGCAAAACCATCAGAGCTAATAGAGCATCCCTCCTTCGAGTCACGCGCATATCCACCAGAACGAGAAGTGGATGATTGTGTAAAAAAGTTGATAGCTATCACCTATCATCATTGGCCCTTCCGCGCCCAATTGCCCACCTGTGCGTCCATGGGTGTGCCCTTTACATGACGCAACAGTAGCTTGAATCACCCagccagaccagaccagaccaaAAGCTCGCTCTAACacaacacaaacacacacacctctGACTTCGTCTTAGAGTTCTATGCCCTCCGCCGTTCAACAATCAAACAAAACGAGACGGAACCCCACTAGGCTCTCGTCTATACCCTTcaccctcctctcttccGTACTCGTCGTGACGCTGGCCATCCTGTCCCTACGAGCCATCCCCCggctctccctcctctcgaGCCACTTCCTCCCTGCTACAATCTTTAACAACAACCCCCGCACCTTCTTCTCGACTCCATCAAGGAACCCGTCGCCCGCCATGTCCTCCTACGCaaaggagctcgaggtcgcccaGCTGGCCGTTCAGCGCGCCTCCATTCTCACTAAGCGCGTCTTCCACGAAAAGGCAAAGGGCACCGTCGACAAGAACGACAAGTCCCCGGTCACCATCGGCGACTTCGGCGCCCAGGCCCTCATTATCGCTGCCCTCCGCCACCACTTCCCCGATGACGAGATCGTcgcagaggaggaggccgcccAGCTGCGCTCTGAGCCCGCCCTGCGCGACCAGATCTGGGACCTCGTCCGCACCACCAAGctcgacgacccggccgcTGAGTCCTTCCTCGGTGGCGCCATCCGGTCATCCGAGAGCATGATGGACCTCATCGACCACGGCAACagcaagggcggcgccgccggccgcatcTGGGCCATTGATCCCATCGACGGCACAAAGGGCTTCCTCCGTGGCGGCCAGTACGCCGTCTGCCTCGGCCTCatggtcgacggcgacgtcaaggttggcgtcctcggctgCCCCAACCTCCCTGTCGACGACAAGGCGCCCTTGACCGCCGACATCGGCTccaacgccaacgacgacacgGGCTACGGcgtcatcttctccgccgttctcggccagggcgcaACCTCGCGCCCCTTGCGGAcgggcgccatcgccgagggcaCCTCCATCTCCATGCGGCCCATCACCGAGATGTCGGCCGCCACTTTCTGCGAGagcgtcgaggccggccacaGCGCCCACGACGACCAGGCTAAGATCGCCGCCAAACTCGGCATCACCAAACCCAGTGTGCGTATGGACAGCCAGAGCAAGTACGGCTCCATtgcccgcggcgccggtgacgtCTATTTGCGCCTGCCTGTCAAGGCGACGTACCAGGAGAAGATCTGGGACCACGCAGCGGGAGACCTCATCGTCCGCGAGGCCGGTGGTCAGGTTACGGATATTCAGGGCAAGAGGTTGGACTTCTCCGTCGGCCGAACTCTGGCAAACAACAAGGGCGTTATtgccgcgccggccgcagTACACGGTGACGTTTTGAGAGTGGTCCAGGAGGTTTTGAGCTCAAAATCGAGCTAAAAAGAACATAGGGGATAGATCTGTCTCTTTTCTTGGAAGAACCAGCGCAATAAAAACAAAATAGTATACAATGTGTCTTTTCCATCCCCCGTCCGTACAGCGATTTACATCTATACACAGCCTTCCGGCTCTCCAGTCGACACGCACCACATTTTGCCCCGTAGTAGCGGTACCACCAACCCTTCCACCACCGCCATATCGTTGTCTATTTGATCTTCTTTTGCTTCAGCTTGATGGTCTGGTCGTTGATAAAAACACCCTTGCCCTTGTATGGTTCAGGCGGCCTCCACTTGCGGACGCGGCCGGCGAAGCTCATGATCTCCTCTCGGTCGATACCCTCGAGCAGGATGCGCGTCGGGCTCGCCACCGTTGCCGTGACACCCCGCGGGATGCCCATTTCAACCGGGTGCGTGAAACCCAGCTTCAGGCAGAGGAACTTTTGGCCCGGAAActcctccttgccgccaCGCTGCTCGACGGTCGCGCGGTATCCGATGCCCACGAGGCGGAGAATCGCCGTGTGACCCTCCGAGACGCCCATGATATAGCGCTGGAGATAGGCCCATGTCGTACCTGTTGGACGAGGCAACAGTCAGTAAACGTTCTGATCAATAACTCCGTGAGCTCAGAGAGCCAATCAAGCGtcatctccctctcctcaGGCAACAAATGAAGATCAGAGAAAACCCACCCCACATCTCGCTCTGCTCCTTGACGTTGGAGTCCTCGACGCTGAGAACAGCCCGCTTGCCCTCGATATCGTGGTCAATATTCAAGAAGGGCGGGATCTCAAGATCCAATTTGCCTGATCCGAATCAAATATTAGCATCCCCCAATCCTCTACTCCCGTGAGCTGGTTTGTGACAAGACAAGCACGAACCCAGAGGCCCCGTGACGGTGACAGTCCTCTTGTACACTTTGAGGTAGCTCGTCGGGTCCTTCTTAAGCTTTGGCTCACTGATGGCCAGCTCCACGCCAGGCGGGATCGAAAGGGGTGTTCGGCCGAGCTTCGAGtgccgcgtcggcgtcgaggagaaTTGTCTTCGGGACAagagctgttgctgttgcagAGCCGGCACTAGAAAGGCCGGTATCGCCGtggccggcgaggcggagaaCGCCTGCCTCAATGCCGTTCCGCGGCTGGAGGCAAGCATTGTGGTCGTCGAATGGCAAGCTTCACTCTCCCGAATGCGAGCTCCGTCGGGTGTTGCTCGACAGATGGAATTGAGGACCTTCAGGAACTTTTCCACGTCTTAGTCATCCATGAACGACCCACCCAACGGATCCTTCCGATTGGGCCCGATTCAGCTCGAGGTCACGCTTTACATCTCACAGTTGTTCGGTTTGGCAGTCACGGGTTTGTCATGTTCACTTGTGTCACAACTGCCATGAAACAAAAATGATGTTGCCAATAATTTGTACAGAGTAATCTCTGATTCCTCGTACTTGTTTTGATACGTCAGGCGAACTACTAAGAGAGGTATATCTAGAAGCCCATTTTCCGGCAAGGAGCCAGAGTCGCGAAGCGAAATGCCACCACGGAAGGGTTGGCGAGAGACATAGGCATGGTGAAAACGTTTTCAGACAGCGAACGTTTAAACCTCCTCCTCAAGAGGGACATCCTCCTCatactcctcctcctcctcgtcaacaccAGCGTCCTGGTACTGCTGGTACTCGGAGACCAAGTCGTTCATGTTGGACTCGGCCTCAGTAAACTCCATCTCGTCCATACCTTCACCAGTGTACCAATGCAAGAAAGCCTTGCGACGGAACATGGCGGTGAACTGCTCACCGACACGCTTGAAGAGCTCCTGAATGGCGGTAGAGTTACCAACAAAAGTGGAGGACATCTTGAGACCGCGGGGGGGGATGGAGCAGAGAGCGGTCTGGACGTTGTTGGGAATCCACTCGACAAAGTAGGAAGAGTTCTTGTTCTGGACGTTGCGCATCTGGTCCTCAACATCCTTCATGGCGACCTTACCACGGCTAAGAGGGGGTAGGGCGGTTAGCGGAGAGTTCGATAATGAGCCGCCGAATGAAAGACACTTACAAGATGGCAGAGCAGGTCAGGTAGCGACCGTTGCGGAAGTCGGAAGCAGCCATCATGTTCTTGGGGTCGAACATTTGCTGGGTGAGCTCGGGCACGCTGACGGCGCGGAAGGAGTGGGCACCACGGCTGGTCAGGGGAGCGAAGCCGACCATGAAGAAGTGGAGACGGGGGAAAGGAACCATGTTGACGGCCAGCTTGCGCAGGTCAGAGTTCAACTGACCAGGGAAACGCAGGCAAGTAGTGACACCGGACATGACGGCAGAGACAAGGTGGTTCAGGTCGCCGTAGGAGGGGTTAGAGAGCTTGAGAGTACGCATGCAGATGTCGTAGAGAGCCTCGTTGTCAATGCAGAAGGTCTCGTCCGAGTTCTCGACCAGCTGGTGGACGGAAAGAGTGGCGTTGTAAGGCTCAACAACAGTGTCAGAGACCTTAGGGGAGGGGACGACGGAGAAGGTGGCCATCATGCGATCGGGGAACTCCTCGCGGATCTTGGAGATCAGCAGGGTGCCCATACCGGCACCGGTTCCACCACCGAGAGAGTGGGTGATCTGGAAACCCTGAAGGCAGTCACAGCCCTCAGCCtcgcggcggacgacgtcgaggacctggtcgacgagctcagCTCCCTCGGTGTAGTGACCCTTGGCCCAGTTGTTGCCGGCACCAGACtggccgaagacgaagtTGTCGGGGCGGAAGAGCTGGCCGAAGGGGCCAGCGCGGACAGCGTCCATGGTACCGGGCTCCaagtcgacgaggacggcgcggggGACATACTTGTTGCCGGAAGCCTGGTTAAGTGAGAAGGTCAGTATTCGTCAATAGGTTTGTCTGCACACTGGGAGACTAGGATGACAAACTTCGTTGAAGTAGACGCTCATGCGCTCGAGCTGGAGCTCAGAGGTGCCGTTGTACCTGTTGGGGGGGATTAGCGGTGAATTCGCGGTCAGGGCCTGATCAGGAGGTCGACCACATACACGCCATTGCTGTCAAGGCCGTGCTCGCCAGAGATGTTTTGCCTACGCCACAGTCAACGAGTTGGTTCCTTTCGAGGTCGATATCGTCGAGCCGTTGGCGTCGTTCTGGCTACGCACCAAAAGGCAGCACCAATCTGGTTACCCTATTCGAAGAAAGGTTAGCCCCGCACTGGGATTCGTCGGGTCGGCAGTATTCATCAGGAGATACTTACGCACTGGCCGGTCTGAAGGTGAACCTATCGAgtaagaaaaaaaagtcagCAAGATATCCCTAAGGTAAGCGCAGTTGGTGATGGCATCGCGGCCGTGTTCGGTGAGGGCCGGCGTTGAGTGGAAATATCGGCGGGGTTTGCTCAGGGGCAAGCCCAATTATTTGTCGTCCGACGCGTCGCAGGTTTGTTGTGTTGACTGATGGGCAGGAGAGAAGACCACTTACGATCTCACGCATTTTGGATGATGGGAAGGTGTTGAGCTGACTGGGCCGACGATGAGCAATGGGGAGGACGAGTGCGAGGTGCTTGAGAGCTGGACGAAGCTTCCAAGGCGGACGTGGTTGGAGAgtgggcgaggtcaaggtgTGGTTAGGTAGGGGGAGAGGTTGTTGATTTTTGTTTGCGGGCGGATGTGATTTTGTTCACCGCCACGGGTCCCGGGTGGACAGCAGAAGACAGGCCAGCGACCCATCAACAGGCTAGCGGCAGGCCAGAGGGGAAGGGGTGCAGCTCGCTTGTTTACCATTGGGGCCCGTGCACGTCCCCGATGGGGGAAAGTCCAGTACAAGGCACTATTTGACGGTGGGGTCGTATGGCGAGTTGAGGTGGAAGACTGGCAGCAGATTGGCAGGCAGCGGTGCTCATCCAGGTACGTACCCAGTGGTCCCTGTTTTTCTTCTGTATCTCTCCGAGACCCGGGGTGGCCGACTGAACTGAGGCATCCAAGCATCCAACGACACGTCTGGGGGCATCCACACAACCTAAGGCATTAGGACCTTGACGCCTCTCTCGTAATCGTCGACGAAGGTGCGGACGGCGAGAGATTGCTGCTGTGTTGAAAGTGAAGACTTGGCAGGTGAATACCAGCCCGATGTCAATTCATAGAGCCTCGACCAATGGCGTTGATTGACACTGTCTTCAAGCGCTGACTAGAAACACTAAATTGCAAGTGGGGCTCGAGAACGCAGGGGGGCTCC
Protein-coding sequences here:
- a CDS encoding Putative large ribosomal subunit protein uL6, which gives rise to MLASSRGTALRQAFSASPATAIPAFLVPALQQQQLLSRRQFSSTPTRHSKLGRTPLSIPPGVELAISEPKLKKDPTSYLKVYKRTVTVTGPLGKLDLEIPPFLNIDHDIEGKRAVLSVEDSNVKEQSEMWGTTWAYLQRYIMGVSEGHTAILRLVGIGYRATVEQRGGKEEFPGQKFLCLKLGFTHPVEMGIPRGVTATVASPTRILLEGIDREEIMSFAGRVRKWRPPEPYKGKGVFINDQTIKLKQKKIK
- a CDS encoding Putative ATP synthase assembly factor Fmc1, with protein sequence MTAAPHLRSIYRSLLRELPPRPVLARKRPPIHNRLRASFAPTNANSLEADTAAVAAAEAEQLAAYLRAQRTYVTLLERYNPGMDMDEEERVRLSARRVGMDLPKEFKDRLN
- a CDS encoding beta-tubulin codes for the protein MREIVHLQTGQCGNQIGAAFWQNISGEHGLDSNGVYNGTSELQLERMSVYFNEASGNKYVPRAVLVDLEPGTMDAVRAGPFGQLFRPDNFVFGQSGAGNNWAKGHYTEGAELVDQVLDVVRREAEGCDCLQGFQITHSLGGGTGAGMGTLLISKIREEFPDRMMATFSVVPSPKVSDTVVEPYNATLSVHQLVENSDETFCIDNEALYDICMRTLKLSNPSYGDLNHLVSAVMSGVTTCLRFPGQLNSDLRKLAVNMVPFPRLHFFMVGFAPLTSRGAHSFRAVSVPELTQQMFDPKNMMAASDFRNGRYLTCSAIFRGKVAMKDVEDQMRNVQNKNSSYFVEWIPNNVQTALCSIPPRGLKMSSTFVGNSTAIQELFKRVGEQFTAMFRRKAFLHWYTGEGMDEMEFTEAESNMNDLVSEYQQYQDAGVDEEEEEYEEDVPLEEEV
- a CDS encoding Putative inositol monophosphatase, giving the protein MPSAVQQSNKTRRNPTRLSSIPFTLLSSVLVVTLAILSLRAIPRLSLLSSHFLPATIFNNNPRTFFSTPSRNPSPAMSSYAKELEVAQLAVQRASILTKRVFHEKAKGTVDKNDKSPVTIGDFGAQALIIAALRHHFPDDEIVAEEEAAQLRSEPALRDQIWDLVRTTKLDDPAAESFLGGAIRSSESMMDLIDHGNSKGGAAGRIWAIDPIDGTKGFLRGGQYAVCLGLMVDGDVKVGVLGCPNLPVDDKAPLTADIGSNANDDTGYGVIFSAVLGQGATSRPLRTGAIAEGTSISMRPITEMSAATFCESVEAGHSAHDDQAKIAAKLGITKPSVRMDSQSKYGSIARGAGDVYLRLPVKATYQEKIWDHAAGDLIVREAGGQVTDIQGKRLDFSVGRTLANNKGVIAAPAAVHGDVLRVVQEVLSSKSS